A region of the Litchfieldia alkalitelluris genome:
GACATGTTTAAATCCCTTTTCAGCTAGTTTTTGAGCTGCAAGGTCACTGCGGTTTCCAGTGCGACAGACGATAAGAATCTCATCTTCTTTGTTTAGTTCATGGATTCGATCTTCTAGTTCTCCCAGTGGGATTGAAGTAGCATTAGGAATATGATTAAATGCAAATTCTGCTGCCTCTCTCACATCAAGAACAACAAAGCTTCCCCCTTGTTCAAGCTTACTTTCAAGATCCTCATTACTAGTAACATCAAGATGCTTTCTTTCAATCGCTTCATCGTTTGAAGATTTTCTTAAAAAGTGCTTCAATACATCTACTTCTTCTAATGTTCCAAGATATTGATGACCTGCACTTTTTGACCATGCTTGAAGATCTGCTTTAGATCCCTTATCTGTTGCCTGAACCTCTAAGACTTGCCCTGCTTCTAGCTCATTAATTGCTTTTTTAGTTTTCACAATTGGCATCGGACAAGCTAAGCCTTTTGCATCTAAAACTAAATTTGCTTTTAATAATTCCATATGTTGCGCCTCCATTTTACCCTTGTGGGTATATAATTTTATAAATAAAAAATTATTCAATTTTACCTTCCCAAGCTAACATTCCACCTGTCATATTAATCACGGAGAAGCCTTGGCTATCAAGGAACTGACATGCACGGCCACTTCTGCCACCAGATCGACAAACAAGTGTATATTCTTTTGATTTATCTAGCTCATGCATTCGAAATTCTAGTAAACCCAGAGGGATATGAATTGCTCCTGGAATCATTCCAGTTTTCACTTCATCAACTTCACGCACATCAAGTAACTTTAGAGCTTTACCATCAGACAATAATTCTTCTACTTCTTTTGCCGTTAATTGTTTCATCTGTTTTCCTCCTTAATTTCTCCATGTGCCCATACCGCCTTTTACATTTGTTACTTGATATCCTAATTTCTTCAACATCTTACTAGCTTTTAGGCTTCTCATCCCGCTTTGACATAGGACGACGACCTCTCGCTCCCTTGAGAGCTCCTTCTCAGCTGTTTTTGCTAAAAAATGCAGGGGGAGATTTTTAAACCCTTTAATATGATTCCCTTTAAACTCTCCAGGTGTACGAACGTCAACAAACTGTTTTGTTTTATCATTTAGTTCACTCTTTAATTCGGTTGTAGTAATTTGTCTTACACCTTTAGCTGGTAAAAGTCGAGTCATGATAAAGTAAACGAATAATCCAATCAATATATAATTAATATATTCCAACTAAATCACCATCCTAGATAAACAGATTTACATTTCCTTCTTCTGCATCAGCTAAATATGCTGCAACACCAGCATAATCAATATTATCTAATAGCTCTTCTTTTTGTAGCCCTAATAAATCCATTGTCATTGTACAAGCAACTAGTTTCACCTCTTGCTCTTTTGCCATGTCAATTAGATCAGAAAGTGGCATCGCATTGTGTTTTTTCATCACATCTTTTATCATCTTTGGACCAAATCCAGCAAAGTGCATTTTTGAAAGACCCATTTTTTCTGCACCCCTAGGCATCATTTTTCCAAACATTTTTTCCATTAAACCTTTTTTCACTTCAATCTTTTCATCCTTACGTAACGCATTTAATCCCCAAAACGTATGAAAAATTGTTACTTCATGATCATAGGCAGCTGCCCCATTCGCAATAATATAAGCAGCCATTGCTTTATCATAATCTCCACTAAATAGCACGATTGTTGTTTTTTTCTTTTCTGTCATGATTCTTCCTCCTATCAATCTTTTACCCCTATGGGTATTATTTTCCGTAAAAAAATTATCCTTTTTTAATCCAAAACTTAGATACATCGTTTTCTTCTTCATGTTTTAACAGCTCATAATTAAAAAAATGTTTGATGTCAACCCACATAATTATTATCTACTTTTCACAAGAAGGTTAAGAGCTTCTTTTACAAGTTCCTCTGTACTCCCTTCGCCATTTTCCTCAGCTTTCCTTACACATTCAACTAGATTTGAGCTTACAACCAATCCAGTAGTACGATCAAGTGCTGTCCTAGCTGCAGATAATTGAGTAATAACATCTTTGCAGTCCTTCTGTTCTTCCATCATTCGTAAAATACCTCTTAACTGTCCTTCAATACGTTTAACTCTGTTTTTCATTTGGTCATTGTATTGCATGAAGTGACCTCCCTTCTTTATAAAACTTTAGAAAATAAAACTCCAATTCATTTAGTGTCATCCATAAAGCAGCCCAACAACAAAAATTAGCCAGCTTTTTAAAAATTATAATTCGAAACGCCACTACGTTACTTCAAATAATGAACAACAGCAGGAACGACTACACGACTTATAATATACCCATTGGGGTATATTGTCAACTACTACAAAATTGTTTCTTAGTGCTAGAACCACGTAACAAACTAGATTCTTGACACATCTTTTATTCATTTAAATTTTCTATACCTTTAGGGGTACCCATAAATAACTCAACATAAAAAGGAGAGTTCAGAATGACTAAAAGATCATGATGAAAGGTGGGGTGGCAGGTTTAAAGCCTTTGATAAGAAATTTACCATTGCACCAATAGTCTGTATTCTATATTATTTAAAGTATATAAATACTGAGGTTTTTTTCAGGTTGAGGAAGTGAGTAATGCTATATTTCAAAACATATGAGAGCAGTAAATCTCTTGAATGGACAGTTTTTATACATGGAGCAGGTGGAAGTTCCGCTATCTGGTTCAAACAAATAAAAGAGTTTAAACAACATTTTAATGTTTTACTAATAGATCTAAGAGGGCATGGTAAATCAAAGGATATCAATAAATTAAATCAACATTATTCATTTGATGAAGTAAGTTTTGATATTTTAGAAGTATTAAATCATTTAAAAATCAAAAAAGCACACTTCATTGGGATATCACTCGGGACAATCGTGATTCGTAACCTTGCTAAGCTAGAACCAGAGAGAGTCATGTCAATGGTACTAGGTGGGGCAGTAATAAAACTTAATACCCGTGTAAAAACATTAATTACACTTGGTAATTTAGGAAAAAGAATGATTCCATATATGTGGTTATATGCATTCTTTGCATGGTGTATTATGCCAAAAAAAAGGCATAAAGCTTCACGGCAAATGTTTGTTGAACAGGCAAAAAAGCTATGTCAAAAAGAATTTATTAAGTGGTTTTCGCTAACAAAATACGCCACTCCGCTTTTGGCTCATTTTAAAGAAAATAATGTTACTATACCCACATTATATATAATGGGTGAAGAGGATTCGATGTTCCTATTATCAGTGATTGAAGAAACGAAAAAGGACAAGTATGCTACTTTGACTGTTATAAAAGACAGTGGACATGTCTGCAATATTGATCAGCCGAATCTATTTAATCAAGAAGCTATTCAATTTTTAAAAATGTCTCGGGCAGAAGATTACGAGAAAGTATCTGAGCGATAATCAATGTACAAAAAAACCAGTTGATTAACTGGTTTTCTTTTTTCCTTAATTCAGTTATTAATCCAAATAGTCGTCCGGTTTCTTCCTTCTATTTTGGATTGATATAAAGCTTTATCTGCTTTTCTGAAAAGATCTTCTAATGTATTTCCATGTGCCGGATATTCTGAAATTCCTAGAGAGATGGTAATTGGTTTACCTACTACTGTATTAGTATTTCCTACTCTTCTTCTTAGTTCTTCAGCTTCGAAATAGGCATATGGAGCTCTTTTCTTAGGAAGTATAAGTACAAACTCTTCTCCCCCATAACGGAAAAACATATCTTCATTTCCTATCAACGACTGGATTAGGATAGCAAACTCCTTTAACACTTCATCACCCGCTTGATGGCCATAAGTATCGTTAATCAACTTAAAATGATCAATATCGATAGTAAGGAGTGAGAATGCTTCCTCAATATTTGTACATTCTTCCATAACTCGATCTAGTTTTCTGCGATTTGGTAATCCTGTTAATAGATCAGTAGTAGCTTCTTGAATAAGTTGATTGTTATTTGATTGAACTGATTTAATGGCAATTGCTACACTTTTAGTTAATAGATCAACTTCTCTATTCCAATGTGATTGATTTTCTGGGACTGGAACAATTTTTCCGGATCCAAGAATATTCACTAGATTGGCCAATTCTATAAATGGACTAGCAAGCTTGCGAGCAATGAATATAGATAGTCCTAATAAAATAAAAAAAGGTGGCAATAGGTAGAGTAAAATCTCTTTGATATGA
Encoded here:
- a CDS encoding sulfurtransferase TusA family protein, which encodes MELLKANLVLDAKGLACPMPIVKTKKAINELEAGQVLEVQATDKGSKADLQAWSKSAGHQYLGTLEEVDVLKHFLRKSSNDEAIERKHLDVTSNEDLESKLEQGGSFVVLDVREAAEFAFNHIPNATSIPLGELEDRIHELNKEDEILIVCRTGNRSDLAAQKLAEKGFKHVVNVVPGMSEWKGKTESVVE
- a CDS encoding rhodanese-like domain-containing protein, whose protein sequence is MKQLTAKEVEELLSDGKALKLLDVREVDEVKTGMIPGAIHIPLGLLEFRMHELDKSKEYTLVCRSGGRSGRACQFLDSQGFSVINMTGGMLAWEGKIE
- a CDS encoding rhodanese-like domain-containing protein: MEYINYILIGLFVYFIMTRLLPAKGVRQITTTELKSELNDKTKQFVDVRTPGEFKGNHIKGFKNLPLHFLAKTAEKELSREREVVVLCQSGMRSLKASKMLKKLGYQVTNVKGGMGTWRN
- a CDS encoding DsrE/DsrF/DrsH-like family protein, encoding MTEKKKTTIVLFSGDYDKAMAAYIIANGAAAYDHEVTIFHTFWGLNALRKDEKIEVKKGLMEKMFGKMMPRGAEKMGLSKMHFAGFGPKMIKDVMKKHNAMPLSDLIDMAKEQEVKLVACTMTMDLLGLQKEELLDNIDYAGVAAYLADAEEGNVNLFI
- a CDS encoding metal-sensitive transcriptional regulator codes for the protein MQYNDQMKNRVKRIEGQLRGILRMMEEQKDCKDVITQLSAARTALDRTTGLVVSSNLVECVRKAEENGEGSTEELVKEALNLLVKSR
- a CDS encoding alpha/beta fold hydrolase translates to MLYFKTYESSKSLEWTVFIHGAGGSSAIWFKQIKEFKQHFNVLLIDLRGHGKSKDINKLNQHYSFDEVSFDILEVLNHLKIKKAHFIGISLGTIVIRNLAKLEPERVMSMVLGGAVIKLNTRVKTLITLGNLGKRMIPYMWLYAFFAWCIMPKKRHKASRQMFVEQAKKLCQKEFIKWFSLTKYATPLLAHFKENNVTIPTLYIMGEEDSMFLLSVIEETKKDKYATLTVIKDSGHVCNIDQPNLFNQEAIQFLKMSRAEDYEKVSER